From the genome of Thermogutta terrifontis, one region includes:
- the hpnE gene encoding hydroxysqualene dehydroxylase HpnE translates to MDRRAEQERLRIAIVGGGLAGLATAWFLRNTGCEITLFEARRVLGGRVRSITDPEMGQTIDTCQHVALGCCTEFLRFCRQMNALDLFVRHRTLFFTDAGGTICRFRAAPGLPAPFHLLPTLLRFKLVSPTERLALLRAAWTLWRGESNPAHSSDSELTESFLRRMGQSELLLRMFWGPLLVSATSETLDRIPLPLARMIIREVFIKNRHGHELWIPRVPLGVLCDVHFRGRLETAGVRILSGRSVRGISRSHNGWCLHFGDGRTENFTAVVLAVPWWVATRLLPAEIVTKILPGWPASRSRTSPEACAITGVHLWFDRPGFSLPHAVLPYALSQWVFRPPFADMSQGQSVASVGDSASAKSPWYCHVVISASHRLAPGSPEECREQVVRELQSTFSALRSARLLAGRAITEPAAVLSPGREWDHRRPPQDTGIPGLVLAGDWTATGWPGTMESAVRSAQLASAVLSKFMQSLSSR, encoded by the coding sequence ATGGACCGAAGAGCGGAGCAGGAGAGACTGCGTATTGCCATCGTCGGTGGGGGTCTTGCCGGCCTGGCCACAGCATGGTTTCTTCGGAACACTGGGTGCGAAATTACTCTTTTTGAAGCCCGGCGTGTCCTGGGAGGCCGTGTCAGATCCATCACCGACCCCGAGATGGGCCAGACGATCGACACCTGTCAGCACGTCGCGTTGGGTTGCTGCACGGAGTTCCTCCGCTTTTGCCGGCAGATGAATGCGCTCGACCTATTTGTCAGACACCGCACCCTCTTCTTTACAGATGCCGGCGGCACGATTTGTCGCTTCCGGGCTGCCCCTGGATTACCCGCTCCCTTCCATTTGCTGCCCACCCTCTTGCGGTTCAAGCTGGTTTCGCCCACTGAACGGCTGGCGCTCCTTCGCGCGGCCTGGACTCTCTGGAGAGGCGAAAGTAATCCTGCTCACTCGTCAGACAGTGAGCTGACCGAGTCGTTTTTGCGGCGGATGGGTCAATCAGAACTGCTCCTGCGGATGTTCTGGGGGCCTCTACTCGTCAGCGCGACCAGCGAAACCCTGGATCGGATTCCGCTCCCTCTTGCGCGAATGATCATTCGCGAGGTCTTCATAAAAAACCGGCATGGGCACGAATTGTGGATCCCGCGTGTACCTCTCGGCGTGTTGTGTGATGTCCATTTTCGGGGCCGTCTCGAAACCGCAGGGGTGCGTATCCTTTCGGGACGGTCTGTCCGCGGAATTTCACGATCTCATAATGGCTGGTGCCTTCATTTTGGAGATGGTCGGACAGAAAATTTTACTGCCGTGGTGCTGGCCGTCCCCTGGTGGGTTGCGACTCGGCTTCTGCCGGCGGAAATCGTAACCAAGATTCTTCCCGGGTGGCCGGCGTCTCGCTCTCGAACATCTCCGGAGGCCTGTGCGATCACCGGTGTGCATTTGTGGTTCGATCGGCCGGGCTTTTCTCTCCCGCACGCGGTGTTGCCCTATGCGCTTTCACAATGGGTGTTTCGACCTCCTTTCGCCGACATGTCTCAAGGCCAATCGGTTGCCTCGGTTGGCGATTCCGCCTCGGCAAAATCGCCCTGGTACTGCCACGTTGTGATCAGCGCGTCGCATCGGCTGGCCCCCGGCTCGCCGGAAGAGTGTCGCGAGCAAGTCGTTAGGGAGTTGCAGAGCACCTTCTCTGCCCTTCGATCCGCGAGACTGCTGGCCGGCCGCGCGATCACAGAGCCAGCGGCCGTGCTCTCTCCAGGTCGAGAGTGGGATCACCGCCGACCGCCGCAAGATACCGGCATCCCGGGGCTTGTTTTGGCGGGTGATTGGACGGCGACGGGCTGGCCCGGCACCATGGAGAGCGCGGTTCGCAGTGCCCAATTGGCCAGCGCGGTCCTCTCCAAGTTTATGCAGTCCCTGTCAAGCCGGTAA
- a CDS encoding leucine-rich repeat domain-containing protein, protein MGSLLLTLGCTPRQEVSPSNTSFEHRDAAAVPGPPLEKGAPAGASSPTGHSPRAASRDSLRDVDAQTLTAALRAANPGFTGEAVVENQDGVIVVAINAPEVRDISPLAGLRIHKLDLYQCSVSDLTPLSGLPLEALALDRTKVTDLRPLSGMPLQYLSLSETDVSDLTPLAGCPLKQLNLVRTKVSDLSPLVRCPLETLWLNETPVKDLFPLRHVPLVSLTIAGTPVEDLSPLKGMPLRRLHIARSQVTDLTPLRWLRLERLVFTPSRIKTGLDIVRNMPTLREIGTAFGESDWGIEDRLMPPDEFWALYDAGKITE, encoded by the coding sequence GTGGGCAGCCTCCTTCTGACTTTGGGTTGTACTCCGCGACAGGAAGTCTCTCCCTCCAACACTTCCTTTGAGCACCGCGACGCCGCCGCAGTACCCGGCCCACCCCTGGAAAAAGGAGCACCCGCCGGGGCATCTTCTCCAACGGGCCATTCGCCCCGCGCCGCCTCCCGTGACTCCCTCCGTGATGTTGACGCCCAGACTCTGACCGCAGCCCTCCGAGCGGCAAACCCCGGCTTCACGGGCGAGGCCGTTGTGGAAAACCAGGATGGCGTGATTGTTGTCGCCATCAATGCGCCCGAGGTTCGCGACATCTCACCGCTAGCCGGTCTGCGAATTCACAAGCTGGACCTCTATCAGTGTTCGGTCAGTGATCTCACGCCCCTGTCGGGACTGCCTCTGGAAGCGCTGGCGCTGGACCGAACAAAGGTCACCGATTTGAGGCCGCTCAGCGGCATGCCGCTCCAGTACCTCTCGCTCAGCGAGACCGATGTGAGCGATCTGACTCCGCTGGCAGGATGTCCATTGAAACAGCTCAACCTTGTCCGCACGAAAGTGTCCGACCTTTCTCCTCTGGTCCGGTGTCCCCTGGAGACGCTCTGGCTTAATGAAACGCCGGTGAAAGACCTTTTCCCGCTTCGCCATGTACCGCTTGTCAGTCTCACCATCGCGGGCACCCCTGTGGAAGATCTGTCGCCGCTGAAAGGCATGCCCCTCAGACGGCTGCATATCGCGCGGTCGCAGGTCACGGATCTGACCCCTCTTCGCTGGTTGCGTCTGGAACGCCTGGTTTTCACGCCATCGCGAATCAAAACGGGTCTGGACATCGTGCGAAATATGCCCACGCTGCGAGAGATCGGAACCGCATTCGGGGAATCAGACTGGGGAATCGAAGACCGTCTGATGCCGCCCGACGAATTCTGGGCACTCTACGACGCCGGAAAGATTACGGAGTGA
- a CDS encoding anthranilate synthase component I family protein, with product MTSLDFPLVVEVSWPNWDRLLAAFSRLPYVLFLDSPRGAADDRSLARYSFLMADPQEFFLLPSTATGEQAAVAFRKLAGHAREFRQPAREDLPPFQGGLAGFWSYELNRAFEDVAPAQTDDCGWPLWAVGLYDVVLAADHWHQRAWLISQGIPCEPGEDRKERARARLDFFQKLLSEAEKLGEIESSSIGLAQERLHGWVHSSHKDGHFSGQGLANCPTETDQTLQKQLPVAINDVPFELPLTSNFSAEEYLNAVRKAVDYIWAGDVFQVNLAQRLATPKPADPLILYRHLRQVNPAPFAAYFDFGHAQLLSASPERFLRVTKGHVETRPIKGTRARTGVPDTDAAIAAELLASAKDRAENIMITDLLRNDLSRVCLPESVHVTSLCRLERYAGVFHLVSVIEGDLKPQNDAFDLLAACFPGGSVTGAPKPRAMEIIAELEPHVRGPYCGSLGYIGLDGSADLNILIRTILCWRDWCIFSVGGGIVARSDPYAEYRETWHKARRLLQALELASCEKQK from the coding sequence GTGACCTCGCTTGATTTTCCCCTTGTAGTGGAAGTTTCGTGGCCCAATTGGGACCGTCTGCTTGCCGCGTTTTCCCGTCTGCCCTACGTCCTTTTTCTCGATTCACCGCGGGGGGCTGCCGATGACCGTTCACTTGCGCGGTACTCGTTTTTGATGGCCGATCCCCAGGAATTCTTCCTCCTTCCCTCCACTGCGACGGGAGAGCAAGCAGCGGTGGCGTTCCGCAAACTCGCCGGCCATGCGCGCGAGTTCCGTCAGCCGGCACGGGAGGATCTGCCACCGTTTCAGGGCGGTTTGGCCGGCTTTTGGAGTTACGAACTCAACCGCGCGTTCGAGGATGTGGCACCGGCACAAACCGATGACTGCGGCTGGCCGCTGTGGGCCGTGGGCCTTTACGACGTTGTCCTGGCCGCTGATCACTGGCATCAGCGAGCCTGGCTTATCTCTCAGGGCATTCCCTGTGAGCCGGGCGAGGACCGTAAAGAGCGGGCGCGAGCACGTCTCGACTTCTTCCAGAAACTGCTCTCTGAGGCAGAGAAACTCGGTGAGATAGAGAGTTCATCAATTGGCCTAGCACAGGAGAGGCTTCACGGCTGGGTGCATTCCTCTCACAAGGATGGGCATTTCTCCGGGCAGGGATTGGCCAATTGTCCCACGGAAACTGACCAGACACTGCAAAAGCAGCTCCCCGTGGCAATCAATGACGTCCCCTTTGAACTGCCGCTGACGAGTAATTTTTCGGCCGAGGAATACTTGAACGCAGTGCGAAAAGCCGTGGACTACATCTGGGCGGGAGATGTTTTTCAGGTCAATCTTGCCCAGCGTCTGGCAACACCGAAGCCAGCAGACCCGTTGATCCTGTACCGCCACCTTCGCCAGGTTAACCCAGCCCCTTTCGCTGCCTACTTTGATTTCGGGCACGCCCAGCTTCTCAGTGCCTCGCCCGAGAGGTTCCTCCGCGTGACAAAAGGCCATGTGGAAACGAGACCCATCAAAGGGACACGTGCCCGAACAGGAGTTCCAGACACGGATGCCGCGATCGCCGCGGAATTGCTGGCCTCGGCGAAAGATCGGGCGGAGAACATTATGATCACTGACTTGCTGCGGAATGATTTGTCCCGCGTTTGTCTGCCGGAAAGTGTCCACGTGACAAGCCTGTGCCGCTTGGAACGCTACGCCGGCGTCTTTCATCTTGTCTCGGTCATCGAGGGAGACCTGAAACCGCAGAACGATGCTTTTGACCTGCTGGCCGCTTGCTTTCCAGGTGGCTCCGTGACTGGCGCTCCCAAGCCTCGGGCGATGGAAATCATCGCAGAACTCGAACCACATGTCCGCGGTCCCTACTGTGGCAGCCTCGGCTATATTGGGTTGGACGGCTCGGCGGACCTCAATATTCTCATTCGGACAATCCTCTGCTGGCGGGACTGGTGTATCTTTTCGGTGGGCGGGGGGATCGTGGCACGATCCGATCCTTATGCCGAATACCGGGAAACCTGGCACAAAGCGAGACGTCTCCTTCAGGCGCTGGAATTGGCCTCCTGTGAGAAACAAAAGTAG
- a CDS encoding DUF6513 domain-containing protein: MDSADRGFSEHFLFVTGRLAEPLLRRMLPDLASSYDFQYSVAVMPISIAGLMSVPWIAERLKVPPEATRVLLPGRCSGDPHELEAKLRIPVERGPNDLHDLPEYFRRRHRPCLPQDEYSLRIVAVVKDAADVPLPTLLDLADRLVADGADVIGLWHEDREPRPQFAKIIKALHSHGHKVWVRTLELSTWQAALAAGADFVEPLLEVPEDLPEQTNLVIEPYLPGTWEGVEETLESLRKIRRPTILKQSLVPVGLGFTQSMLRSVEARHIWPDIPLALDLCSVLFHSAADAGPLLLLLLGFAQEIGARWILTTQEVNTARTSVRECDVIRRMVHCAQRYHVSLRSLDSSLAMLRDHHINNGNEEYWQQLREQIRDPSPRLFVKANQLCAWAFGRELQSSDPYELFEAITDAAKDAGRPLDPDTAFYLGYELCKAAIARQLGKNYWQDEALHWGLHTVAEPSPRERRIRRLARRRSVKGCSETGKTAHS; the protein is encoded by the coding sequence ATGGATTCCGCAGACCGTGGTTTTTCGGAACATTTTCTGTTCGTCACCGGACGTCTCGCGGAACCGTTGCTGCGGCGTATGCTGCCCGATCTGGCCAGCAGTTATGACTTTCAGTACTCGGTGGCTGTGATGCCCATCAGCATTGCCGGGCTGATGAGCGTGCCCTGGATTGCGGAACGGTTGAAGGTACCTCCCGAAGCGACCCGGGTGCTGCTGCCGGGGCGATGTTCGGGCGACCCTCACGAACTGGAAGCCAAGTTAAGAATCCCCGTGGAACGCGGTCCGAACGACCTGCACGACCTTCCTGAATATTTTCGGAGGCGTCATCGGCCGTGCTTACCGCAGGATGAGTACTCGCTGCGGATTGTGGCCGTGGTCAAGGATGCCGCCGACGTTCCCCTTCCCACTTTGCTCGATCTGGCAGATCGGTTGGTGGCCGATGGAGCTGACGTCATTGGCCTGTGGCATGAGGATCGAGAGCCTCGACCGCAGTTTGCCAAGATCATCAAGGCTTTGCATTCACATGGGCATAAGGTTTGGGTAAGGACTCTCGAGCTCTCCACATGGCAGGCAGCACTTGCGGCGGGTGCAGATTTTGTTGAGCCGTTGCTGGAAGTGCCTGAAGACTTGCCCGAGCAGACGAATCTTGTGATTGAGCCCTATCTGCCGGGTACCTGGGAGGGTGTGGAAGAAACGCTGGAGTCATTGAGAAAGATTCGCAGGCCGACGATTCTCAAACAGTCGTTGGTTCCGGTCGGTTTGGGATTCACCCAGAGTATGCTGCGGAGTGTGGAGGCCCGCCATATCTGGCCGGACATTCCGTTGGCTCTTGATCTGTGTTCGGTCCTCTTCCACTCGGCCGCGGATGCGGGACCGCTTCTGCTCCTCTTGCTGGGATTTGCCCAGGAGATCGGCGCCAGATGGATCCTGACAACCCAGGAGGTCAACACCGCCCGGACCTCGGTGCGCGAGTGTGACGTGATCCGAAGGATGGTCCACTGTGCCCAGCGGTATCACGTGTCGCTGCGGAGTCTGGACTCTTCCCTGGCCATGCTTCGTGATCACCACATTAACAATGGAAATGAGGAGTACTGGCAGCAGTTGCGGGAGCAGATTCGGGATCCGTCCCCCCGGTTGTTTGTGAAGGCGAACCAACTGTGTGCATGGGCTTTCGGCCGGGAGTTGCAGTCCTCCGATCCCTACGAACTGTTTGAAGCGATCACCGACGCCGCGAAGGATGCCGGACGCCCATTGGATCCGGATACCGCTTTTTATCTCGGATACGAACTGTGCAAGGCCGCTATTGCCCGTCAACTCGGAAAGAATTACTGGCAGGATGAAGCCCTGCACTGGGGGCTTCATACAGTGGCAGAGCCTTCTCCGCGGGAGAGGCGAATTCGGCGACTGGCCCGGCGTCGGTCTGTTAAAGGGTGTTCGGAAACGGGAAAGACAGCTCACTCGTGA
- the recR gene encoding recombination mediator RecR, whose amino-acid sequence MAELTESVTRLIEHLTRLPGIGRKSAERIAYHLLRVSKDEALALAEAIRNVKENVRYCTVCYNLAEGELCRICQDPTRDRGLLCVVEQPQDLMAIEQTGAYRGLYHVLLGRISPLDGIGPEQLTIDALVQRVRQGQIREVIMATNPTVEGDGTALYISNQLADTGVTITRLARGITPGSVIQFANREILTDALVGRQKL is encoded by the coding sequence GTGGCAGAGTTGACAGAATCGGTCACTCGGTTGATCGAACATTTGACGCGACTTCCCGGGATTGGTCGGAAGTCCGCGGAGCGGATCGCTTACCACCTCCTGCGGGTAAGCAAGGACGAGGCCCTGGCCCTTGCGGAGGCAATTCGGAACGTTAAAGAAAACGTCCGCTACTGTACGGTGTGTTACAACCTGGCAGAGGGGGAACTCTGCCGGATCTGCCAGGATCCCACCAGGGATCGTGGACTGCTTTGTGTCGTGGAGCAACCTCAGGATTTGATGGCAATCGAGCAAACAGGGGCTTACCGGGGCCTGTATCACGTATTACTGGGGCGGATTTCACCGTTGGACGGCATCGGCCCGGAACAACTGACGATTGATGCCTTGGTCCAACGGGTGCGACAGGGGCAAATTCGGGAAGTCATCATGGCGACCAACCCGACTGTGGAGGGAGACGGCACCGCTCTGTATATCTCCAACCAACTGGCAGATACGGGAGTTACCATCACGCGACTGGCACGAGGAATCACCCCGGGAAGCGTGATCCAGTTCGCCAATCGCGAGATCTTGACCGATGCCTTAGTGGGACGCCAGAAATTGTGA
- the rpoN gene encoding RNA polymerase factor sigma-54, whose translation MSLGHHLRQVQKQVQKQILSPRMIQSMEILQLPLHDLEQRVAQELAENPALEIEESQEQELEEEPRLEEEEERTDTARSDLEREFVVSEENSAEEFSRLVEMEREIPEYFEEEMSRPSRDRIEEYSERYHDMMANLPDHNPTLQDHLLDQLAWYDLDPQTRELAEKIISNLDENGYLQTSLQDLLGPNATEEDIQRAEKALKIVQELDPPGVGARDLKECLLLQLDPDSPDYNDLKLLISEYLEDIEHNRLPQIAKKTRWSLEHIHELLEALRKLNPKPGLQFRSETVLPVTPDVYVEETEDGRFIARVEGGDLPRLQINRGLLQSLERQNLSKEEREYIKNKIERAKWIIDGIEQRKRTLQRVAQAIIDHQEKFLREGPEHIEPLKMQQIADKLGIHVTTVSRAVDDKWIQTPQGLFPLRRFFCGGKVNPEGEEVAWDVVRLKVKELIDREDKANPLSDEEIVRELAKQGIHVKRRTVTKYREEMGIPSSRERRDWVSFEQKKKARQQGSGKQGQ comes from the coding sequence ATGTCGCTTGGCCATCACTTAAGACAGGTCCAAAAACAAGTTCAAAAGCAGATACTCTCGCCACGGATGATCCAGTCCATGGAGATTTTGCAACTTCCACTCCATGACCTGGAGCAGCGCGTGGCGCAGGAACTTGCGGAAAACCCCGCCCTGGAAATCGAAGAATCGCAGGAACAGGAACTCGAGGAAGAGCCCCGGCTGGAAGAAGAGGAAGAACGCACGGATACCGCTCGCTCCGACTTGGAGCGCGAGTTCGTCGTGAGTGAGGAGAATTCCGCGGAAGAGTTTAGCCGGCTCGTCGAAATGGAGAGGGAGATTCCGGAGTATTTCGAGGAGGAGATGAGCCGCCCTTCTCGGGATCGGATCGAGGAGTACTCCGAGCGCTATCACGACATGATGGCAAATCTTCCCGACCACAACCCCACGCTCCAGGATCACCTCCTCGATCAACTGGCCTGGTATGATCTCGATCCTCAAACCCGCGAACTTGCTGAGAAAATCATTTCCAACCTGGATGAAAACGGTTACCTGCAAACGAGTCTCCAGGACCTGTTGGGACCAAATGCTACTGAGGAGGATATCCAACGGGCTGAAAAGGCCCTCAAAATCGTGCAGGAACTCGATCCGCCGGGTGTGGGTGCCCGCGATCTTAAGGAATGTTTATTGCTGCAACTGGATCCGGACAGTCCAGATTACAATGACCTCAAGCTGCTCATTTCAGAGTACCTGGAAGATATCGAGCACAACCGGCTTCCGCAAATCGCCAAGAAAACGCGCTGGTCACTGGAGCACATCCACGAACTGTTGGAAGCCCTTCGCAAGCTGAATCCCAAACCGGGGCTGCAGTTCCGAAGTGAGACAGTCTTGCCCGTGACTCCCGATGTCTATGTCGAAGAGACTGAAGATGGGCGATTCATCGCGAGGGTGGAAGGGGGCGATCTGCCCCGACTTCAAATCAACCGGGGCCTGCTGCAAAGTCTCGAGCGGCAGAATCTGTCCAAGGAAGAGAGGGAGTATATCAAGAACAAGATCGAGCGGGCCAAATGGATCATCGACGGGATTGAGCAGCGCAAGCGAACACTGCAGCGGGTCGCTCAGGCGATCATCGATCATCAGGAAAAATTCCTGCGGGAAGGTCCCGAACACATCGAGCCGCTCAAAATGCAACAAATCGCCGACAAGCTCGGTATCCACGTGACAACGGTCAGTCGGGCGGTCGATGACAAATGGATTCAAACCCCTCAGGGGCTTTTCCCCCTGCGCCGATTTTTCTGCGGAGGAAAGGTCAACCCAGAGGGTGAAGAAGTGGCCTGGGACGTGGTTCGGCTGAAAGTCAAGGAGTTGATTGACCGCGAAGATAAGGCCAACCCCCTCAGCGATGAAGAAATCGTCAGGGAGCTCGCCAAACAGGGCATCCACGTCAAACGCCGAACGGTGACCAAATATCGTGAAGAAATGGGAATTCCGAGTTCCCGGGAGCGGCGGGACTGGGTCTCGTTCGAGCAGAAGAAGAAAGCCCGCCAGCAGGGATCGGGAAAGCAGGGCCAGTGA
- a CDS encoding M42 family metallopeptidase, producing the protein MDSDAREFLTRLLETPSPSGYERPVQDVIREYTKRFADEVKTDFHGNVIAVRNPAAPFRVMLAGHCDQIGLIVQYIDDDGFIYFQSIGGWDVSVLIGQRVTIWSDSGPIPGVIGRKPIHLLSEEERKAVPKMKDLWIDIGAASKSEATQKVRIGDPITIELASRELWNNRLISSGLDDKSGAWVVIEALRRIDGNKLQSACYSVATVQEELGLRGARTSAFGIDPHVGVAVDVTFATDCPSMEKKEEGEIKLGKGPVIYRGPNMNPRVVERLIQVAEANNIPYQLAAAGKATGTDANAIQVNRAGVATGLISVPNRYMHSPVEMISLDDLDAAATLLARFVESISPQDDFVP; encoded by the coding sequence ATGGATAGTGATGCTCGAGAATTTCTGACACGCTTGCTGGAGACTCCCAGTCCGTCTGGATATGAGCGCCCTGTTCAGGACGTGATTCGGGAATACACGAAGCGTTTTGCAGATGAAGTTAAAACAGATTTTCACGGCAACGTGATCGCAGTGCGGAATCCCGCGGCCCCGTTTCGCGTGATGCTGGCGGGACACTGCGATCAGATCGGGCTGATCGTCCAGTACATTGATGATGATGGATTCATTTATTTCCAGTCCATTGGCGGTTGGGATGTGAGCGTTCTCATCGGTCAGCGGGTGACCATTTGGTCAGACAGCGGGCCGATTCCCGGCGTCATCGGCCGTAAGCCAATCCATCTCCTCTCGGAGGAGGAGCGAAAGGCCGTGCCCAAAATGAAGGACCTGTGGATCGACATTGGCGCGGCGTCCAAGTCGGAAGCAACGCAAAAAGTTCGGATCGGAGATCCCATCACGATCGAGCTGGCCTCTCGCGAACTGTGGAACAACCGTCTTATTTCCTCCGGCCTGGATGACAAGTCAGGAGCCTGGGTCGTGATCGAGGCCCTGCGACGCATCGACGGAAACAAACTTCAGTCGGCCTGCTATTCTGTGGCAACGGTGCAGGAAGAGCTGGGGCTTCGCGGAGCGCGGACAAGCGCGTTTGGGATCGATCCCCATGTTGGTGTGGCCGTGGACGTGACCTTCGCCACGGATTGCCCAAGCATGGAAAAGAAGGAGGAAGGAGAAATCAAACTCGGGAAAGGGCCGGTGATCTATCGCGGTCCCAACATGAATCCGCGTGTGGTGGAGCGACTGATTCAGGTGGCCGAGGCAAACAACATCCCCTACCAACTGGCGGCAGCGGGAAAAGCGACGGGAACGGACGCCAACGCCATCCAGGTCAACCGTGCTGGAGTGGCTACCGGATTAATCAGCGTCCCCAACCGATATATGCACAGTCCTGTGGAAATGATATCCCTGGACGACCTGGACGCCGCCGCAACACTCCTGGCCCGGTTTGTGGAATCAATTTCCCCTCAGGACGATTTCGTCCCCTGA
- a CDS encoding metallophosphoesterase family protein translates to MAPVKRAIISDIHSNLEALQAVLEDIKQQGVEEIYCLGDIVGYGPNPRECIDLVMKHCKVCLLGNHDQGALFDPEGFNVGAERAIFWTRQQLEEHGGNPVEAHRRWDYLGERPRIHREGPIVYVHGSVRNPLNEYVFPEDIYTPAKLQKLFALIEKCSFQGHTHTPGVFTDSIEFFSPQELENGEFDLDSVEKAMINVGSVGQPRDGDPRACYVIQEGNRVRFRRVPYDVEKTIEKIYAVPDLDNFLGDRLRDGR, encoded by the coding sequence GTGGCACCCGTAAAACGTGCAATCATCAGCGATATCCACAGCAATCTAGAGGCCCTTCAGGCAGTCCTCGAAGACATCAAGCAGCAGGGCGTGGAGGAGATTTACTGTCTGGGCGACATCGTGGGTTATGGACCCAATCCCCGGGAATGCATCGATCTGGTCATGAAGCACTGCAAGGTGTGCCTGCTGGGTAACCACGATCAGGGTGCGCTGTTTGATCCCGAGGGATTCAACGTGGGGGCGGAGAGGGCGATTTTCTGGACCCGGCAGCAGCTCGAGGAGCATGGCGGGAACCCAGTGGAGGCACATCGGCGGTGGGATTATCTCGGTGAACGGCCGCGGATTCACCGGGAAGGCCCCATCGTCTATGTTCACGGCTCGGTGAGAAACCCGCTCAATGAGTACGTTTTTCCGGAAGATATTTACACCCCGGCGAAATTACAAAAGCTCTTCGCCCTTATTGAGAAGTGTTCCTTCCAGGGACATACTCATACACCCGGGGTATTCACCGACAGCATTGAATTCTTTTCCCCGCAGGAACTGGAAAACGGCGAATTCGACCTGGATTCGGTGGAAAAGGCCATGATCAATGTGGGATCGGTCGGCCAGCCGCGGGACGGTGACCCCCGCGCATGCTATGTCATTCAGGAGGGGAATCGCGTTCGTTTTCGCCGCGTTCCGTACGACGTGGAAAAAACAATAGAGAAGATCTACGCTGTTCCAGACCTCGATAACTTCTTGGGAGACCGGCTTCGCGACGGCCGGTAA
- a CDS encoding DUF1559 domain-containing protein — MNVVPKDNPKHGLCVAFGLVQKRPRRRAFTLVELLVVIAIIGLLIGLLLPAVQAAREAARRAECSNNLKQIGLAIHMYHDTHRTLPAGWAAYTPDGRQPMVNGSPGWAWAAVILPYLEQMGLYQGGIHLEAPIYDPINEAAIKTFISVYRCPSDINSNEKVFEAHKLHEGHEHGEEHEGEEYDELLIARSNYVACFGTTDIHVCDHLLPGTRCEGNGTFFHNSFLTLASITDGTSQTFLVGERTVALGYATWCGVLPGDACAPAGVLASAEYPPNLKQAHAHNFSSQHPQGANFLLGDGSVRMISQTIDLNVFHALATPAGGETPGPF, encoded by the coding sequence ATGAACGTGGTTCCTAAGGATAACCCAAAACATGGACTTTGCGTGGCTTTCGGTCTTGTGCAGAAGCGGCCGAGACGCCGGGCCTTCACGCTGGTGGAACTGCTGGTGGTTATCGCGATCATCGGGCTGCTGATTGGGCTATTATTGCCGGCCGTGCAGGCGGCACGAGAGGCGGCCCGGCGAGCGGAATGTTCGAACAACCTCAAGCAAATCGGCTTGGCCATCCACATGTACCACGACACCCACCGCACATTACCGGCGGGCTGGGCGGCCTACACACCCGATGGACGGCAGCCGATGGTCAATGGCTCGCCGGGCTGGGCCTGGGCGGCCGTGATCCTTCCTTATCTGGAACAAATGGGGCTCTATCAAGGTGGCATTCACTTAGAGGCCCCCATTTATGATCCGATCAACGAGGCGGCCATCAAAACGTTTATCAGCGTGTATCGCTGCCCGTCTGATATTAACAGCAACGAAAAAGTGTTTGAAGCCCACAAGCTCCACGAAGGTCACGAGCACGGCGAAGAACACGAAGGCGAAGAATACGATGAACTGCTGATTGCGCGTTCCAACTACGTGGCGTGCTTCGGGACGACGGACATCCACGTGTGCGACCATTTGCTGCCCGGCACGCGGTGCGAGGGCAACGGGACTTTCTTTCACAACAGTTTTTTAACACTGGCCTCTATCACGGACGGAACCAGCCAAACCTTTTTGGTGGGTGAGCGTACCGTGGCACTGGGCTACGCCACATGGTGCGGTGTCCTGCCGGGTGATGCCTGTGCACCGGCCGGGGTTCTTGCTTCTGCCGAATATCCACCGAACTTGAAACAGGCGCATGCCCACAATTTCAGCAGCCAGCATCCCCAGGGGGCGAACTTTCTTCTGGGCGACGGCTCGGTGAGGATGATCAGTCAGACCATCGACCTGAATGTTTTCCACGCCCTGGCCACACCTGCCGGTGGAGAAACACCGGGACCCTTCTGA